Genomic window (Romboutsia lituseburensis):
AAATTTAAATCATCTTCAACAAAGAAAATACGTTTCATTTGCTTTCACCGCCCTTCAAAAATCTATACGATATTATTATATACAGTCAGTCAATTAAGTACAATAAACAAACTGTGGTCACTATAATATTTCTGCTAACCTCTAAATAATAAGATATAATTAAAAATGTAATTACTAACTAAATAAAAGGAGCCTATCTTATGAAAAACTATATTAATACTAACATACCTAATTTCAAAATTAGATTTGCAACAAAAGAAGATAATAACTTAATACTTACATTTATTAAAGAATTAGCAGATTATGAAAATCTATTAAGTGAAGTAGTTGCAACAGAAGAAATATTATATGAATCTTTATTTGTTAAAAAACAAGCTGAAGTAATAATAGGTGAATATAATAATGAACCAATTGGATTTGCGTTATTCTTCCATAATTTTTCTACATTCTTAGGCAAAGCTAATTTATACTTAGAAGATTTATATGTAAGACCAAGTATGAGAGGTCTTGGCGCTGGAAAGGCATTACTTTCAGCTTTAGGAAAAATAGCTATAGATAGAGACTGTGGCAGATTAGATTGGTGGTGTCTTGATTGGAATAAATCTTCTATAGAATTCTATAAAAAAATGGGAGCA
Coding sequences:
- a CDS encoding GNAT family N-acetyltransferase: MKNYINTNIPNFKIRFATKEDNNLILTFIKELADYENLLSEVVATEEILYESLFVKKQAEVIIGEYNNEPIGFALFFHNFSTFLGKANLYLEDLYVRPSMRGLGAGKALLSALGKIAIDRDCGRLDWWCLDWNKSSIEFYKKMGAIPMDEWTVYRVENQALIDLANGLNG